The Gemmatimonadota bacterium genome has a segment encoding these proteins:
- a CDS encoding cupin domain-containing protein, whose protein sequence is MPEPGLRFVEPDAVETMMFDWGNIKWFSEPRVTETERFTMGLVVLEPGKGHERHNHPGVEEILYYISGEGEQMVEEDGQEIRRKVGPGMMCHIPADMYHETINTGWEPMRIIAIYCPPGPEAFLRTLPGCRIAPPGELPVRE, encoded by the coding sequence ATGCCAGAACCAGGCCTTCGATTTGTAGAACCGGACGCCGTGGAAACCATGATGTTCGACTGGGGCAACATCAAGTGGTTCAGCGAACCCCGGGTAACAGAGACCGAACGCTTCACCATGGGACTGGTCGTGCTCGAGCCCGGCAAGGGGCACGAACGGCACAACCACCCGGGCGTGGAGGAGATCCTCTATTACATTTCCGGGGAAGGCGAGCAGATGGTGGAGGAAGACGGGCAGGAGATACGCCGGAAGGTCGGACCCGGCATGATGTGCCACATTCCCGCCGACATGTACCACGAAACGATCAACACGGGATGGGAACCCATGCGCATCATCGCCATCTACTGTCCGCCCGGTCCGGAAGCCTTTCTCCGCACCCTGCCCGGTTGCCGCATCGCACCGCCGGGCGAGCTGCCCGTGCGAGAATAG
- a CDS encoding phosphoenolpyruvate hydrolase family protein — translation MAIPYDECLRRLRAQVSEGKPIIGTGAGTGLSAKCAEAGGADIIIIYNSGRYRMAGRGSLSGTMPYGDANQVVVEMGQEVLTIVEDTPVLAGVCGTDPFRIMSVFVRQLKDQGFSGVQNFPTVGLIDGLFRQNLEETNMGYDLEVEMIAEAHQAGLLTCPYVFDEVEAVKMAEAGADVLVPHMGLTTSGTIGAQTAMTLEEAAVKVQAIRDAAVGVREDILVLCHGGPIAEPDDAEYVLNNTTGVVGFFGASSIERLPVERALTEQVRHFKGLAI, via the coding sequence ATGGCCATCCCCTATGACGAATGCCTGCGGCGGTTGCGGGCGCAGGTATCCGAAGGCAAGCCGATCATCGGCACGGGCGCCGGCACGGGGCTCTCCGCCAAGTGCGCGGAGGCCGGAGGCGCCGACATCATCATCATCTACAACTCCGGGCGCTATCGCATGGCCGGGCGCGGTTCGCTCTCCGGCACGATGCCCTACGGCGATGCCAACCAGGTGGTGGTGGAAATGGGACAGGAGGTCCTGACCATCGTGGAGGACACGCCCGTGCTGGCGGGGGTCTGCGGCACGGATCCCTTCCGCATCATGAGCGTCTTCGTCCGACAACTCAAGGACCAGGGCTTCTCGGGTGTGCAGAATTTCCCCACGGTCGGCCTGATCGACGGGCTGTTCCGGCAGAACCTTGAAGAGACGAACATGGGTTACGACCTGGAGGTCGAGATGATCGCGGAGGCGCATCAGGCCGGACTCCTCACCTGTCCCTACGTCTTCGACGAGGTGGAGGCGGTGAAGATGGCCGAAGCCGGCGCGGACGTGCTCGTGCCCCACATGGGCCTGACCACCAGCGGTACGATCGGCGCCCAGACGGCCATGACGCTCGAAGAGGCCGCGGTCAAGGTCCAAGCCATCCGGGACGCAGCCGTCGGCGTGAGGGAAGATATTCTCGTATTGTGCCACGGCGGCCCGATCGCCGAACCCGATGACGCCGAATACGTGCTGAATAACACGACCGGAGTCGTCGGTTTCTTCGGGGCGTCGAGCATCGAGCGCCTTCCCGTGGAACGGGCGCTGACGGAACAGGTCCGCCACTTCAAGGGACTGGCCATATAA